The Dasypus novemcinctus isolate mDasNov1 chromosome 20, mDasNov1.1.hap2, whole genome shotgun sequence genome includes a region encoding these proteins:
- the LOC101417506 gene encoding taste receptor type 2 member 8-like — MSSVLEILFMIIHAIQFIMGILGNGFIVLVNTTDWIRSWKISLIDFILTCLAISRICLLCVIILFIYLNIHEKMLHCKTIVVVSFEILWIVSNYFCTVCTTCLSVFYFLKIANCSNPIVLWMKRRIHRVLIIFFLGFTLCFFICFLLKETLINKLLEDQVTMEGNLTCISIRNIHAFFISQILPGMVFFFLFVVSLAAFLLLIFSLWSHTRRMKLQGMCSREPGKEAHIRAIKLMISFLLLFVLYYLSSVLTAVTYGIPDNAVAKMFTNVLMFFYPSVHSFALISWNNKLKQASFCILRKLKCA, encoded by the coding sequence ATGTCCAGCGTACTGGAGATTCTGTTTATGATAATTCATGCTATACAATTCATAATGGGGATTTTGGGGAATGGATTCATAGTTCTGGTTAACACCACTGACTGGATCAGAAGCTGGAAAATCTCACTGATTGATTTTATTCTCACCTGCTTGGCCATCTCCAGGATATGTCTTCTGTgtgtaataattttatttatctatttaaataTCCACGAGAAAATGTTGCACTGCAAGACTATAGTAGTGGTAAGTTTTGAGATTCTCTGGATAGTATCCAACTATTTCTGCACTGTCTGTACTACCTGCCTCAGTGTCTTCTATTTCCTCAAGATAGCCAATTGCTCTAATCCCATTGTTCTCTGGATGAAAAGGAGAATTCACAGAGTACTTATCATCTTTTTTCTGGGGTTTaccctctgtttcttcatttgttttcttctgaaaGAAACATTAATTAATAAACTGCTGGAAGACCAGGTAACCATGGAAGGAAATCTGACATGCATTTCTATAAGGAATATACATGCTTTCTTCATTTCTCAAATTCTCCCTGGCATGgtgttctttttcctctttgtagTATCACTGGCTGCCTTTCTTCTTTTAATCTTCTCTTTATGGAGCCATACCAGGCGGATGAAGCTCCAGGGCATGTGTTCTAGGGAACCTGGCAAAGAGGCCCATATAAGAGCTATTAAACTTATGATCTCATTCCTCCTCCTCTTTGTTTTATACTATTTGAGCAGTGTCTTGACGGCAGTAACCTACGGTATACCAGACAATGCTGTAGCAAAGATGTTTACTAATGTGCTAATGTTTTTCTATCCCTCTGTCCATTCGTTTGCACTGATTTCATGGAACAACAAACTGAAACAGGCTTCTTTCTGTATCCTAAGGAAGCTGAAGTGTGCCTGA